One window from the genome of Pantoea cypripedii encodes:
- a CDS encoding phosphotransferase enzyme family protein has translation MSAKQSDTLTNAEITVLAQRALACYPASLQGELKLLCRSENATFLVLAGGKRYALRLHRPDYHSKADIQSELLWLDALRDTGIMVPEAIPASDGETVLSLRLADGEVRHAVLFHWIEGDMPTTDVDPKAFQQLGHITARLHQHSKRWQKPQGFQRIIWDHHTMVSDHSHWGRWQDAPNLNPADHHVVQQAIARIGQELQDFGKGEDRYGLIHADLRLTNLLLHKGETRVIDFDDCGLGWYLHDLAAAISFVEHHPRAEEWVDNWIRGYEQVGHITDAEMALVPTLLIQRRIQLTAWMGSHAETEMALSLGPRWADHSVRLCRRYLENSQLPVGA, from the coding sequence ATGAGTGCCAAACAATCCGACACCCTGACAAATGCTGAAATCACTGTGCTGGCGCAACGGGCGCTGGCTTGCTATCCCGCCTCGCTACAGGGCGAGCTGAAGCTGCTGTGCCGTTCTGAAAACGCCACCTTTCTGGTGCTGGCAGGCGGTAAACGTTATGCGTTGCGTCTGCATCGTCCGGATTACCACAGCAAAGCGGATATCCAGAGCGAGTTGCTATGGCTGGACGCGCTGCGTGACACCGGCATCATGGTGCCGGAAGCGATCCCTGCCAGTGATGGTGAAACCGTGCTGTCGCTGCGCCTGGCGGATGGAGAGGTACGCCATGCGGTGCTGTTTCACTGGATCGAGGGCGATATGCCGACCACCGATGTCGATCCCAAAGCCTTCCAGCAGCTCGGCCACATCACGGCACGTCTGCACCAGCACAGCAAGCGCTGGCAGAAACCGCAGGGCTTCCAGCGCATCATCTGGGATCATCACACCATGGTGAGCGATCACAGCCACTGGGGACGCTGGCAGGATGCCCCTAACCTGAATCCGGCCGATCATCATGTCGTGCAACAGGCGATCGCGCGCATAGGGCAGGAGTTGCAGGATTTTGGCAAAGGCGAGGATCGTTATGGTCTAATCCATGCCGATCTGCGTCTCACTAACCTGCTGCTGCACAAAGGGGAAACCCGGGTGATCGATTTTGATGACTGCGGCCTCGGCTGGTATCTGCACGATCTGGCGGCAGCGATCAGTTTTGTTGAGCATCATCCACGCGCAGAAGAGTGGGTGGATAACTGGATCCGCGGTTACGAGCAGGTGGGGCATATCACTGATGCGGAAATGGCGCTGGTGCCTACCTTGCTGATCCAGCGCCGTATTCAGCTGACCGCCTGGATGGGTTCCCATGCGGAAACCGAAATGGCGCTGAGCCTCGGGCCGCGCTGGGCCGATCATTCAGTACGGCTGTGTCGTCGCTATCTGGAGAACAGCCAGCTGCCTGTCGGTGCCTGA
- the rdgC gene encoding recombination-associated protein RdgC: MLWFKNMMVYRLNRDIPLSADDLEKQLDAFTFSPCGSQDMAKTGWVSPMGNRSEALTHVINGQIVICARTEQKILPSPVVKQALEAKIDKLEAEQSRKLKKTEKDSLKDEVLHSLLPRAFSRFSQTFMWIDTVNNLIIVDCASAKKAEDTLALLRKSLGSLPVVPLTLEKPIEMTLTEWVRSGELPAGFALMDEAELKALLEEGGVIRCKKQDLVSDEIATHIEAGKVVTKLALDWQERIQFVIADDASVKRLKFSDTLREQNDDIDRDDFAQRFDADFILMTSELAALISNLVEALGGEAQR; the protein is encoded by the coding sequence ATGTTGTGGTTTAAAAATATGATGGTTTATCGTCTGAATCGTGACATCCCGCTGTCCGCAGACGATCTGGAAAAACAGCTCGACGCCTTCACCTTTTCCCCCTGTGGTAGCCAGGATATGGCCAAAACCGGTTGGGTTTCCCCCATGGGTAACCGCAGTGAGGCGCTGACGCACGTGATTAATGGTCAGATTGTGATCTGTGCACGTACCGAGCAGAAAATCCTGCCTTCTCCCGTGGTGAAGCAGGCACTGGAAGCCAAAATTGACAAGCTTGAAGCGGAACAGAGCCGCAAGCTGAAAAAGACCGAAAAAGATTCGCTGAAAGATGAAGTGCTGCATAGTTTGCTGCCGCGTGCTTTTAGCCGCTTCAGCCAGACTTTTATGTGGATCGACACCGTTAACAACCTGATTATCGTTGATTGCGCCAGCGCGAAAAAAGCCGAAGACACGCTGGCACTGCTGCGTAAAAGCCTGGGGTCGCTGCCGGTTGTGCCGCTGACACTGGAAAAACCGATTGAAATGACGCTGACCGAGTGGGTGCGTTCCGGTGAACTGCCCGCTGGTTTTGCCCTGATGGATGAAGCCGAGTTGAAAGCGTTGCTGGAAGAAGGTGGCGTGATTCGCTGTAAAAAGCAGGATCTGGTATCAGACGAAATTGCGACCCATATCGAAGCCGGGAAAGTGGTGACCAAACTGGCGCTCGACTGGCAGGAACGGATTCAGTTTGTTATCGCCGATGACGCATCGGTGAAACGTCTGAAATTCAGCGACACACTGCGTGAGCAGAATGACGATATCGATCGTGATGATTTTGCTCAGCGTTTCGATGCAGATTTTATCCTGATGACCAGCGAACTGGCGGCGTTGATTAGTAACCTGGTAGAAGCGTTAGGCGGAGAAGCCCAGCGTTAA
- the qhpR gene encoding AraC-like transcriptional regulator QhpR yields MRQPEAFNALSAHASASNRGVLAAAATGLSDFITGKGGDVDRIFGISGIDSELLASPTLSLGLVNYCRVMEEAARHSGFDNFGLHYGRQFKPQSLGLIGYIGLCSPTLEQALHNVVNAFPWHQHDTLTRLVDKGDCWRLDYQVRHGAILSRRQDAELTLGMFLNLIRHVAGKNWAPREVHFEHPRPEQWHEHCKVFDAPVWFEQPFNSLLIPKRDLLRTMPEQDPMLLMVMQDAIRRLNSSASQQSVVEQARSQVNLSLIQGEPVLEEIADKMGLSSWSLQRRLREEGISFTALVDKVRCEMATHYLQQKQLPISEMALLLGYSEVSAFSRAFRRWFGISPRQWRQDGLVN; encoded by the coding sequence ATGAGACAGCCCGAGGCGTTCAACGCCTTGTCAGCGCATGCCAGTGCCAGTAACCGTGGCGTGCTGGCAGCAGCGGCCACTGGCCTGAGCGACTTCATTACCGGTAAAGGCGGTGATGTGGATCGCATCTTTGGCATCAGCGGCATTGATTCAGAGTTGCTCGCCAGCCCGACCCTGAGTCTGGGCCTGGTGAACTATTGCCGCGTGATGGAAGAAGCGGCACGACATTCCGGTTTTGATAACTTCGGTTTGCACTACGGCAGGCAGTTCAAACCGCAGTCATTAGGCCTGATTGGTTACATTGGGTTGTGTTCGCCGACGCTGGAGCAGGCGCTGCATAACGTGGTGAATGCCTTTCCGTGGCATCAGCACGACACTCTGACGCGCCTGGTGGATAAAGGCGATTGCTGGCGGCTGGATTATCAGGTACGCCACGGGGCGATTCTGTCACGTCGGCAGGATGCGGAGCTGACGCTCGGCATGTTTCTCAATCTGATCCGTCATGTGGCCGGTAAAAACTGGGCACCGCGTGAAGTTCACTTCGAGCATCCGCGCCCGGAGCAGTGGCATGAACATTGTAAAGTCTTTGATGCGCCGGTGTGGTTCGAACAACCCTTCAACTCGTTATTGATCCCGAAACGGGATCTGTTACGTACCATGCCGGAGCAGGATCCAATGCTGCTGATGGTGATGCAGGATGCGATCCGCCGCCTCAACAGCAGCGCCAGCCAGCAGAGCGTGGTGGAGCAGGCGCGGTCGCAGGTCAATCTGTCACTGATTCAGGGCGAGCCGGTGCTGGAGGAGATAGCCGACAAGATGGGGCTATCGAGCTGGTCGTTACAACGCCGGTTGCGCGAAGAAGGTATCAGTTTCACCGCGCTGGTGGACAAGGTGCGGTGCGAAATGGCCACCCATTATCTGCAACAGAAACAGCTGCCGATTTCCGAAATGGCGCTGTTGCTGGGGTATTCCGAAGTGAGCGCGTTTTCACGCGCGTTCCGTCGCTGGTTTGGCATCAGTCCGCGTCAATGGCGGCAAGATGGATTGGTAAATTAA
- a CDS encoding CsgG/HfaB family protein, translating into MQKKYAFAALSLLSAALLSGCATESSRAIEAPQVRAASQPAYQGVRSPIAVGQFDNRSSYMNGIFSDGVDRLGNQSKTILITHLQQTGRFNVLERSNLKELQQEANFKHSQQNIKGANYIVTGDITEFGRKEVGDQQLWGILGRGKTQVAYAKVNLNVVDVTTSEVVYSAQGAGEYQLSAREVIGFGGTASYDSTLNGKVMDLAIREAVDHLVDGITSGAWRPAK; encoded by the coding sequence ATGCAAAAAAAATATGCCTTCGCGGCACTCTCCTTGTTATCGGCAGCGCTGCTGAGTGGCTGTGCCACTGAGTCTTCGCGCGCCATCGAAGCCCCGCAGGTGCGGGCCGCCAGCCAGCCGGCGTACCAGGGCGTGCGTAGCCCGATTGCGGTAGGTCAGTTTGATAACCGTTCGTCGTATATGAACGGCATCTTCTCTGATGGTGTGGATCGTCTGGGTAATCAGTCAAAAACCATTTTGATCACCCATCTGCAGCAGACCGGGCGTTTTAACGTGCTGGAACGCAGCAACCTGAAAGAGCTGCAGCAGGAAGCGAACTTTAAGCACAGCCAGCAAAACATCAAAGGGGCCAACTATATCGTCACTGGCGATATCACCGAGTTTGGTCGCAAAGAAGTGGGTGATCAGCAGCTGTGGGGCATTCTGGGCCGCGGCAAAACCCAGGTCGCTTACGCCAAGGTCAACCTCAATGTGGTCGACGTCACCACCTCTGAAGTGGTTTACAGCGCACAGGGCGCGGGCGAATACCAGCTTTCCGCACGTGAAGTGATTGGTTTTGGCGGCACCGCCAGCTACGACTCAACGCTGAACGGCAAAGTGATGGATCTGGCGATCCGCGAAGCAGTCGATCATCTGGTTGACGGCATTACCAGCGGCGCATGGCGTCCGGCGAAATAA
- a CDS encoding cell envelope integrity TolA C-terminal domain-containing protein: MNLINRMAGLLGLLTIGVALSACQNSSSQQQDEAANLCQPDKSPGSVSCKWADEMQLKLAHDFRDASHYAGQRCLVRLEWEKSGRYAVTQTQGDEPLCLRAWQLIGQSKGLPPPPDRGQPAWFGFAPQQVNLPIHLAAIDAD; this comes from the coding sequence ATGAATTTAATTAATAGAATGGCGGGACTATTGGGCCTGCTAACCATTGGGGTGGCGCTCAGCGCCTGCCAGAATTCCTCATCACAACAACAGGATGAGGCTGCCAATCTGTGCCAGCCAGATAAGTCACCGGGCAGCGTATCCTGCAAATGGGCTGATGAAATGCAGCTGAAGCTGGCACATGATTTCCGCGATGCCAGCCATTATGCCGGTCAGCGTTGCCTGGTAAGGCTGGAGTGGGAGAAAAGCGGGCGCTATGCCGTCACCCAGACCCAGGGCGATGAGCCACTGTGTCTGCGTGCCTGGCAGTTGATTGGTCAGTCGAAAGGATTACCGCCGCCGCCCGATCGTGGGCAGCCAGCGTGGTTTGGCTTTGCGCCGCAGCAGGTTAATTTACCAATCCATCTTGCCGCCATTGACGCGGACTGA
- the mak gene encoding fructokinase → MRIGIDLGGTKIEVIALSDQGQELFRHRVNTPRDDYGATVQAIVDLVKLAEEKTGQQGTVGLGIPGTLSPYTQRVKNANSTWLNGQPLDKDLARALNRDVRIANDANCLAVSEAVDGAGAGQPLVFAVIIGTGSGAGVAINGESRIGGNGNAGEWGHNPLPWMDEDELRYRAEVPCYCGLQGCIETFVSGTGFAIDYQRLSGQALKGAEIIKLLEQQDPVAELAMHRYEMRLAKSLAQVVNLLDPDVIVLGGGMSNNDRLYQTVPTLMKQWVFGRECETPVLKAVHGDSSGVRGAAWLWPVKE, encoded by the coding sequence GTGCGTATTGGTATCGATTTAGGCGGCACTAAAATTGAAGTGATTGCGCTGTCAGACCAGGGGCAGGAGCTGTTTCGTCACCGCGTGAATACCCCGCGTGATGACTATGGTGCCACGGTTCAGGCGATCGTCGATCTGGTAAAACTGGCGGAAGAAAAGACCGGACAGCAAGGTACGGTAGGACTGGGCATTCCCGGCACCCTTTCGCCCTATACCCAGCGGGTGAAAAATGCCAACTCCACCTGGCTGAACGGACAACCGTTGGATAAAGATCTGGCACGGGCGCTCAATCGTGACGTGCGTATCGCCAACGACGCAAATTGTCTGGCGGTATCCGAAGCGGTGGATGGTGCCGGTGCCGGACAACCGCTGGTGTTTGCGGTGATTATCGGCACAGGTTCTGGTGCAGGCGTGGCAATAAACGGTGAGTCGCGTATCGGCGGCAATGGTAATGCCGGTGAATGGGGCCATAACCCGCTCCCGTGGATGGATGAGGATGAACTGCGTTATCGCGCGGAAGTGCCGTGTTATTGCGGCTTGCAGGGCTGCATCGAGACCTTTGTCTCTGGTACAGGTTTTGCCATTGATTATCAGCGGCTGAGTGGGCAAGCGCTGAAAGGGGCGGAGATCATTAAGCTGCTTGAGCAACAGGATCCGGTGGCCGAGCTGGCAATGCACCGTTATGAAATGCGTCTGGCGAAATCGCTGGCGCAGGTGGTGAATTTGCTCGATCCGGATGTGATTGTGCTGGGCGGTGGCATGAGTAATAACGATCGGTTGTATCAGACCGTACCGACGCTGATGAAGCAGTGGGTATTTGGTCGGGAGTGCGAAACTCCGGTACTCAAAGCGGTACATGGCGATTCCAGCGGTGTACGTGGTGCCGCATGGCTATGGCCCGTGAAAGAATAA
- the eat gene encoding ethanolamine permease, translated as MTSKLKPTLGTLHLWGIAVGLVISGEYFGWSYGWGVAGTLGFLITTALIATMYTCFIFSFTELTTAIPHAGGPFAYSRRAFGETGGLIAGLATLIEFVFAPPAIAMAIGAYLNVQYPELNPKTAAVGAYVVFMTLNILGVKLAAMFELVVTVLAVLELLVFMGVVSPGFSIANFAANGWAGSEHFGMPALSGIFAAIPFAIWFFLAIEGAAMAAEEAKDPKRTIPKAYITGILTLVVLAIGVMLLAGGAGDWRKLSDINDPLPQAMKMIVGENSNWMHMLVWIGLFGLVASFHGIILGYSRQFFALARAGYLPQSLAKLSRFQTPHRAIIAGGLIGIAAIYSDGWINLQGMSLTAAMITMAVFGAIVMYLMSMLSLFKLRRIAPEMERSFHAPGYPIVPGIALVLSLVCLVAMLWFNPVIGGLFVAIMAVGYVYFLATKAQRDNAPQDSMLVGE; from the coding sequence ATGACGAGCAAGCTCAAACCCACCCTGGGAACCCTGCATCTTTGGGGTATCGCGGTTGGCCTGGTCATTTCCGGGGAGTATTTCGGCTGGAGTTATGGCTGGGGCGTAGCAGGGACGCTGGGATTTCTCATTACCACGGCGCTGATCGCCACCATGTACACCTGTTTTATTTTCAGCTTCACCGAACTGACCACCGCGATCCCGCATGCCGGTGGTCCGTTTGCCTATAGCCGCCGTGCCTTTGGTGAAACCGGTGGCCTGATTGCCGGCCTGGCAACCCTGATTGAGTTCGTGTTTGCTCCCCCGGCCATCGCCATGGCGATTGGTGCCTATCTCAATGTGCAATACCCGGAACTCAACCCCAAAACCGCTGCGGTCGGGGCTTATGTGGTGTTTATGACGCTGAATATTCTCGGCGTGAAACTGGCAGCGATGTTTGAGCTGGTGGTCACGGTGCTGGCGGTGCTGGAACTGCTGGTGTTTATGGGCGTAGTTTCACCTGGCTTCAGCATTGCCAATTTCGCCGCCAACGGCTGGGCGGGCAGTGAACATTTTGGCATGCCTGCCCTGTCTGGCATTTTTGCGGCCATTCCGTTTGCTATCTGGTTCTTCCTCGCCATTGAAGGGGCCGCGATGGCCGCTGAAGAAGCGAAAGATCCGAAACGCACCATTCCCAAAGCCTACATCACCGGTATTTTGACGCTGGTGGTATTGGCGATTGGCGTGATGCTGCTGGCGGGCGGTGCCGGTGACTGGCGCAAACTGTCGGACATCAACGACCCACTGCCGCAGGCGATGAAGATGATTGTCGGCGAAAACTCCAACTGGATGCATATGCTGGTGTGGATCGGCCTGTTCGGCCTGGTTGCCAGCTTCCACGGCATTATTCTTGGCTATTCACGTCAATTCTTTGCGCTGGCACGTGCCGGATATCTGCCGCAAAGCCTGGCAAAACTGTCACGCTTCCAGACGCCACATCGCGCCATTATTGCCGGAGGCCTGATTGGTATTGCGGCGATTTACAGTGACGGCTGGATTAACCTGCAAGGTATGAGTCTGACGGCAGCCATGATCACCATGGCGGTATTTGGTGCGATTGTGATGTACCTGATGAGCATGCTGAGTCTGTTTAAACTTCGTCGTATCGCACCCGAAATGGAACGCAGCTTCCATGCGCCGGGCTATCCGATTGTGCCAGGTATCGCGCTGGTGTTGTCGCTGGTGTGTTTAGTGGCGATGCTGTGGTTTAACCCGGTGATTGGCGGCCTGTTTGTGGCGATTATGGCAGTGGGTTATGTTTACTTCCTTGCCACGAAAGCGCAACGCGACAACGCCCCACAGGATTCAATGCTGGTGGGTGAATAA